A window of the Amycolatopsis solani genome harbors these coding sequences:
- a CDS encoding very short patch repair endonuclease: MSKQKSRDTGIEMALRRSLHRAGFRYRVHRRPVRGVRREADLVFGPARVAVFVDGCFWHGCPEHATWPKNNAEFWRDKIETNRRRDVDTDTRLHEAGWLAVRIWEHETVDVAAARVIKAVRERR; the protein is encoded by the coding sequence ATGAGCAAGCAGAAGTCCCGGGATACCGGGATCGAGATGGCGTTGCGCAGGTCTCTGCACCGAGCAGGCTTTCGCTACCGGGTACACCGCAGACCGGTCAGAGGCGTACGACGCGAGGCTGACCTGGTGTTCGGCCCGGCCCGCGTCGCAGTCTTCGTGGACGGCTGCTTCTGGCATGGCTGCCCCGAGCACGCGACTTGGCCCAAGAACAACGCCGAGTTCTGGCGAGACAAGATCGAAACCAACCGCAGACGGGATGTCGATACTGACACGCGGCTTCACGAGGCCGGCTGGCTGGCCGTTCGCATCTGGGAGCACGAAACCGTGGACGTCGCCGCAGCGCGAGTCATCAAGGCGGTTCGCGAACGCCGGTGA
- a CDS encoding FxsA family protein, whose translation MAVAFLLYVIAEIAAIWAVGSAVGILGTLGLLLGGAFLGSWLARREGGKAMRAFVESARAGRPSEKELTDGMLVGLGGILILVPGFVSDVLGLLLILPPSRAVARRLWLKRMEKRAVRFANQRRGPVMVVDSEVVNEPHERDDHPLIEGRIIDG comes from the coding sequence ATGGCTGTCGCGTTCTTGCTCTACGTCATCGCCGAGATCGCCGCGATCTGGGCGGTGGGCTCGGCCGTCGGCATCCTCGGCACACTCGGCCTGCTGCTCGGTGGCGCGTTCCTGGGCTCCTGGCTGGCCCGCCGCGAGGGCGGCAAGGCGATGCGGGCGTTCGTGGAGTCGGCCCGTGCGGGGCGTCCTTCGGAGAAGGAACTGACCGACGGGATGCTGGTCGGTCTCGGTGGGATCCTGATCCTGGTGCCTGGGTTCGTGAGCGATGTGCTGGGGCTGCTGTTGATCCTGCCGCCTTCGCGGGCAGTGGCTCGGCGGCTGTGGTTGAAGCGGATGGAGAAGCGCGCGGTGCGGTTCGCCAACCAGCGGCGGGGGCCGGTGATGGTGGTGGACAGTGAGGTGGTGAACGAGCCTCACGAGCGCGACGACCACCCGCTGATCGAAGGCCGAATCATCGACGGTTGA
- a CDS encoding ABC transporter ATP-binding protein, whose amino-acid sequence MEFMMARRGRRRHATTVPESGLTGPVEIPEPKPDDQPKDWRSRLKRAKTSVAGTVRGLPKVAKLTWQASPPLTIVLALITLLSGLLPTVTAYVAKLLLDSVVAAIQGKGTTGDIVNVALFQFAVLAGTALSSALTSIAQALLQERMTLTIRHRVMAHASELHLAYFEGSTSYDMLRQAAQEAPTRPLSMMNSALGLVRTLITFGSMVALLVSISPLLALVALLAPIPAFISQSKYGSRAFWLTFLMSPIKRRMDYLSSLVTTDTYAKETKLFGLGPYFVDRFRRLGLVSYERQRKLTINRNISSTSWGLLSTFAGSAIALYIALEAVGGRLTLGDLALYTAAATSVQASVSGLFTAFSGMYENNLYLDTLYRFLDTEPEITAPPAPRAFPSVVDGHIEFDSVTFAYPGAEEPALEDVSFEIRPGETVAVVGRNGAGKSTLFKLLCRLYDPTGGVIRLDGVDIREYDPVELRKRISAMFQDYVTYQGTAAENIGLGDLSRLEDRPHIEDSARRAGADERIERLPSGYDSPLGRWFDQGVSLSGGEWQKIALARAFQREAPLLILDEPTSALDAQAEHDLFARLRQLSEGRTTLYISHRFSTVRQAERILLLDRGKVAEYGTHEELMAAKAGYSELFTLQARAYLDEVPS is encoded by the coding sequence ATGGAGTTCATGATGGCCCGCCGGGGCCGTCGCCGGCACGCGACGACCGTGCCGGAGAGCGGGCTCACCGGCCCGGTCGAGATCCCGGAACCGAAACCGGACGACCAGCCGAAGGACTGGCGCTCGCGGCTGAAGCGCGCGAAGACGTCCGTGGCGGGCACGGTCCGCGGCCTGCCGAAGGTCGCGAAGCTGACGTGGCAGGCGAGCCCGCCCCTGACGATCGTGCTGGCGCTGATCACGCTGCTGTCGGGCCTCCTGCCGACGGTGACCGCGTACGTCGCGAAGCTGCTGCTGGACTCCGTCGTCGCGGCGATCCAGGGCAAGGGCACCACCGGCGACATCGTCAACGTGGCGCTGTTCCAGTTCGCCGTGCTCGCCGGGACGGCGCTCAGCAGCGCGCTGACGTCGATCGCGCAGGCCCTGCTGCAGGAACGCATGACGCTGACCATCCGCCACCGCGTGATGGCGCACGCGAGCGAGCTGCACCTGGCGTACTTCGAGGGTTCGACGTCCTACGACATGCTGCGCCAGGCGGCGCAGGAAGCCCCGACGCGTCCGCTGTCGATGATGAACTCCGCGCTGGGCCTGGTCCGGACGCTGATCACGTTCGGCAGCATGGTCGCGCTGCTCGTTTCGATCAGCCCGCTGCTGGCACTGGTCGCGTTGCTGGCGCCGATCCCGGCGTTCATCTCGCAGTCGAAGTACGGCTCGCGCGCGTTCTGGCTGACGTTCCTGATGTCGCCGATCAAACGGCGGATGGACTACCTGTCTTCGCTGGTCACGACGGACACCTACGCCAAGGAAACGAAGCTGTTCGGCCTCGGCCCGTACTTCGTCGACCGCTTCCGCCGGCTCGGCCTCGTGTCGTACGAGCGGCAGCGGAAGCTGACGATCAACCGCAACATCAGCTCGACGTCCTGGGGCCTGCTGAGCACGTTCGCGGGCTCGGCGATCGCGCTGTACATCGCGCTGGAGGCGGTCGGCGGGCGCCTGACGCTGGGCGACCTCGCGCTGTACACGGCGGCGGCGACGTCCGTGCAGGCGTCGGTGTCCGGGCTGTTCACGGCGTTTTCGGGGATGTACGAGAACAACCTCTACCTGGACACGCTGTACCGGTTCCTGGACACGGAACCGGAGATCACGGCGCCTCCCGCACCGCGCGCGTTTCCGTCCGTTGTGGACGGTCACATCGAGTTCGATTCGGTGACGTTCGCCTACCCGGGCGCCGAGGAACCGGCGCTGGAGGACGTCAGCTTCGAAATCCGCCCCGGCGAGACGGTGGCGGTGGTCGGCCGCAACGGCGCGGGCAAGTCGACGCTGTTCAAGCTGCTGTGCCGGTTGTACGACCCGACTGGCGGGGTTATCCGCCTCGACGGCGTCGACATCCGCGAATACGACCCGGTCGAGCTGCGGAAGCGGATCAGCGCGATGTTCCAGGACTACGTGACGTACCAGGGAACCGCGGCGGAGAACATCGGCTTGGGCGACCTTTCGAGGCTGGAGGACCGCCCGCACATCGAGGATTCGGCCCGCCGAGCCGGCGCGGACGAACGCATCGAGCGCCTGCCGTCGGGCTACGACAGCCCGCTGGGGCGCTGGTTCGACCAGGGCGTCAGCTTGTCGGGTGGCGAGTGGCAGAAGATCGCGCTGGCGCGGGCGTTCCAGCGGGAGGCGCCGCTGCTGATCCTGGACGAGCCGACGTCGGCGTTGGACGCGCAGGCCGAGCACGACCTGTTCGCCCGGCTGCGTCAGCTGTCGGAGGGACGGACGACGCTGTACATCTCACACCGGTTCTCGACGGTCCGGCAGGCGGAGCGAATCCTGTTGCTGGACCGGGGAAAGGTGGCGGAGTACGGGACGCACGAGGAGCTGATGGCGGCGAAGGCCGGGTACTCGGAGCTGTTCACGCTCCAGGCGCGAGCGTATTTGGACGAGGTGCCGAGCTAG
- a CDS encoding TetR/AcrR family transcriptional regulator, translating to MSAEDRRAMIVHAVLPLLMEHGTAVTTSQIARAAGIGEGTIFRAFKDKDELFDACTAEVLRPDHVLDAIAEIPIEQPLADRLVEAAEALGAHFERMGALMGALHASGRHKQRDPEQRLKNRTMKGGRSESMTAMRGAITELFEPEKDRLRLTPEQLAALFLTLLFGGRRMAPIDDVPTTRQVVDVFLHGAVEAK from the coding sequence ATGAGCGCCGAAGACCGGCGCGCCATGATCGTGCACGCGGTGCTGCCGCTCCTCATGGAGCACGGCACGGCGGTCACGACCAGCCAGATCGCCCGCGCCGCCGGCATCGGCGAGGGCACCATCTTCCGCGCGTTCAAGGACAAGGACGAGCTGTTCGACGCCTGCACCGCCGAGGTGCTGCGCCCCGACCACGTCCTCGACGCGATCGCCGAAATCCCCATCGAGCAGCCCCTGGCGGACCGGCTCGTCGAAGCCGCCGAAGCGCTCGGCGCCCACTTCGAGCGGATGGGCGCACTGATGGGCGCCCTGCACGCGTCCGGCAGGCACAAGCAGCGCGACCCCGAGCAGCGCCTGAAGAACCGCACGATGAAGGGCGGCCGCAGCGAGTCGATGACCGCCATGCGCGGCGCGATCACCGAACTGTTCGAACCCGAAAAGGACCGGCTGCGGCTGACCCCCGAGCAGCTCGCCGCGTTGTTCCTGACCCTCCTCTTCGGCGGCCGCCGGATGGCGCCGATCGACGACGTCCCCACCACGCGCCAGGTGGTCGACGTCTTCCTGCACGGCGCCGTGGAGGCCAAGTGA
- a CDS encoding dihydrolipoamide acetyltransferase family protein has translation MPTYKEFPLADTAEGLTEADILNWHVKPGDTVTVNQIVVEIETAKAAVELPIPWAGVVTELHVEPGQTVEVGTPILTIDVDPGGAAATPAPAAAPAPVEEEEMKPLVGYGSKAVVTQRRARKGAAPAAAVVVAPPAPAPAAPVAPRGGYVPLAKPPVRKLAKDLGVDLHALTGSADGGVITRDDVERAANGTPVVESVVASGSRERRVPIKGVRKATAAAMVQSAYTAPHVTEFLTIDVTPMMEFREKLKKSREFSGVKVTPLTFAAKAVCLAAKRTPDINAVWDEAAQEIVYKDYVHLGIAAATPRGLIVPKVRDADSLSLKELAQALTTLTEVAREGKTSPADMANGTITITNVGVFGVDTGTPIINPGESAILCLGAIKDQPWVVDGEIKVRKVLQLSLSFDHRVVDGQQGSEFLADVGALLADPAMAMTY, from the coding sequence ATGCCGACGTACAAAGAGTTCCCCCTGGCCGACACCGCCGAGGGGCTGACCGAAGCCGACATCCTGAACTGGCACGTGAAGCCGGGCGACACGGTGACGGTCAACCAGATCGTGGTCGAGATCGAGACCGCGAAGGCCGCCGTCGAGCTGCCGATCCCGTGGGCCGGCGTGGTCACGGAGCTGCACGTGGAGCCGGGCCAGACGGTGGAGGTCGGCACGCCGATCCTCACCATCGACGTCGACCCCGGTGGGGCCGCGGCGACTCCCGCTCCTGCCGCCGCTCCCGCTCCCGTCGAGGAAGAGGAGATGAAGCCGCTGGTCGGCTACGGCTCCAAGGCCGTGGTCACGCAGCGGCGGGCCCGTAAGGGTGCGGCTCCCGCGGCCGCCGTCGTGGTCGCTCCGCCCGCGCCCGCTCCCGCGGCCCCGGTTGCTCCGCGCGGCGGCTACGTCCCGCTGGCGAAGCCGCCGGTGCGGAAGCTGGCGAAGGACCTCGGCGTCGACCTGCACGCGCTGACCGGCAGCGCGGACGGCGGCGTCATCACCCGTGACGACGTCGAGCGCGCCGCCAACGGCACCCCGGTGGTCGAGTCCGTCGTGGCCAGCGGTTCCCGCGAGCGGCGCGTGCCGATCAAGGGCGTCCGCAAGGCCACCGCGGCGGCGATGGTGCAGAGCGCGTACACCGCTCCACACGTCACGGAGTTCCTGACCATCGACGTCACACCGATGATGGAGTTCCGCGAAAAGCTGAAGAAGTCGCGGGAGTTCTCCGGGGTCAAGGTCACGCCGCTGACGTTCGCCGCGAAGGCCGTGTGCCTGGCGGCGAAGCGCACGCCGGACATCAACGCGGTCTGGGACGAGGCGGCGCAGGAGATCGTCTACAAGGACTACGTGCACCTCGGCATCGCGGCCGCCACGCCGCGCGGCCTGATCGTGCCGAAGGTCCGCGACGCCGACTCGCTGTCGCTCAAGGAGCTGGCTCAGGCGCTCACGACGTTGACCGAGGTCGCCCGCGAGGGCAAGACGTCGCCGGCGGACATGGCGAACGGCACGATCACGATCACCAACGTGGGCGTGTTCGGCGTCGACACCGGCACGCCGATCATCAACCCGGGCGAGTCCGCGATCCTGTGCCTCGGCGCGATCAAGGACCAGCCGTGGGTGGTGGACGGCGAGATCAAGGTCCGCAAGGTGCTCCAGCTGTCGCTGAGCTTCGACCACCGCGTGGTCGACGGCCAGCAGGGTTCGGAGTTCCTGGCCGACGTCGGCGCTCTCCTGGCCGACCCGGCGATGGCGATGACTTACTGA
- a CDS encoding alpha-ketoacid dehydrogenase subunit beta: MTDLQKLTIGKALNLGLRRAMEEDPKVLIMGEDVGKLGGVFRITDGLQKDFGEQRVLDTPLAESGIIGTAVGLAVRGFRPVCEIQFEGFIFPGFDQISSQLAKLHYRTQGKIKMPVVIRVPFGGGIGAVEHHSESPESLFAHIPGLKVVSISNAVDAYWGIQEAIKSDDPILFFEPKRLYHSGALRAEIDTSGTPVPAFSSQVVREGTTVTVVAYGPSVKVALDAAAAAEDEGHSLEVIDLRTLSPLDLGPVFESVRKTGRLIALSEAPSESSLTSEIAARVQQECFYSLEAPVLRVTGFDTPYPPAKLEEHYLPDLDRVLHAVDRSLSW, encoded by the coding sequence ATGACCGACCTCCAGAAACTCACCATCGGCAAGGCGCTCAACCTCGGCCTGCGCCGCGCGATGGAAGAAGACCCCAAGGTCCTGATCATGGGCGAGGACGTCGGCAAGCTCGGCGGCGTCTTCCGGATCACCGACGGTCTGCAGAAGGACTTCGGCGAGCAGCGCGTGCTGGACACGCCGCTCGCGGAGTCCGGCATCATCGGCACCGCGGTCGGCCTGGCCGTGCGCGGCTTCCGGCCGGTCTGCGAGATCCAGTTCGAGGGCTTCATCTTCCCGGGCTTCGACCAGATCTCGTCGCAGCTGGCGAAGCTGCACTACCGCACGCAGGGCAAGATCAAGATGCCCGTCGTGATCCGGGTGCCCTTCGGCGGCGGGATCGGCGCGGTCGAGCACCACTCGGAGTCGCCGGAGTCGCTGTTCGCGCACATCCCGGGGCTCAAGGTCGTGTCCATTTCGAACGCCGTGGACGCCTACTGGGGCATCCAGGAAGCGATCAAGTCGGACGACCCGATCCTGTTCTTCGAGCCCAAGCGGCTCTACCACTCGGGTGCGCTGCGCGCCGAGATCGACACCTCGGGCACGCCGGTCCCGGCGTTCTCCTCGCAGGTGGTGCGCGAGGGCACGACCGTGACGGTCGTCGCGTACGGCCCTTCGGTGAAGGTCGCCCTCGACGCGGCCGCCGCGGCCGAGGACGAAGGCCACTCGCTCGAGGTCATCGACCTGCGCACGCTCTCGCCGCTGGACCTCGGCCCGGTGTTCGAGTCGGTGCGCAAGACCGGACGGCTGATCGCGCTGTCGGAGGCGCCGTCCGAGTCGTCGCTGACGTCGGAGATCGCCGCGCGCGTCCAGCAGGAGTGCTTCTACTCGCTGGAAGCGCCCGTCCTCCGGGTGACCGGGTTCGACACGCCGTACCCGCCGGCCAAGCTCGAGGAGCACTACCTCCCCGACCTGGACCGGGTGCTGCACGCCGTCGACCGCTCGCTCAGCTGGTAA
- the pdhA gene encoding pyruvate dehydrogenase (acetyl-transferring) E1 component subunit alpha: MPSEQWTHPEPGDGPAAVAAQPSPEQVIAGLRATSEGGAELTQLLTPEGERVPSPQFDKYVDDIDAEALRGLYRDMVLVRRADREANAMQRQGQLGIWVPLLGQEAAQIGSGRALRANDMAFPSYREHGVAFARGVDMKDLLGIFRCTDHSGWDYQRHGFHPYTIVIGNQVLNAAGYAMGQKFEGKVGDDDGEATICYFGDGATSQGDVHEGFVWAAVYDAPLVFFCQNNQWAISEPTERQSRLPLYQRARGYGFPGIRVDGNDVLACLAVSRWALDECRHGNGPVLIEAFTYRMDAHTTTDDPTRYRLSDELEEWKLKDPIERVRAFLARGGGADQAFFDDVQAEADAFAADLRDYTFNMPEPPPDRIFSNVYAEGNPVLDSQREEFLSYLDGFASAGEH, encoded by the coding sequence ATGCCGTCCGAACAGTGGACGCACCCGGAACCCGGGGACGGGCCCGCCGCCGTAGCGGCCCAGCCGTCACCGGAGCAGGTGATCGCCGGGTTGCGAGCGACCAGCGAAGGTGGCGCTGAGCTGACTCAGCTGCTCACCCCCGAAGGCGAACGGGTGCCCTCGCCCCAGTTCGACAAGTACGTCGACGACATCGACGCCGAAGCCCTGCGCGGCCTGTACCGCGACATGGTGCTGGTGCGGCGGGCCGACCGCGAGGCCAACGCCATGCAGCGCCAGGGCCAGCTCGGCATCTGGGTCCCGCTGCTCGGTCAGGAAGCCGCGCAGATCGGCTCCGGCCGCGCCCTGCGGGCGAACGACATGGCCTTCCCCAGCTACCGCGAGCACGGCGTCGCGTTCGCGCGCGGGGTCGACATGAAGGACCTGCTCGGCATCTTCCGGTGCACCGACCACAGCGGCTGGGACTACCAGCGCCACGGCTTCCACCCGTACACCATCGTGATCGGCAACCAGGTGCTCAACGCCGCCGGCTACGCGATGGGCCAGAAGTTCGAGGGCAAGGTCGGCGACGACGACGGCGAAGCCACGATCTGCTACTTCGGTGACGGCGCGACCTCGCAGGGCGACGTCCACGAAGGGTTCGTCTGGGCCGCGGTCTACGACGCGCCGCTGGTGTTCTTCTGCCAGAACAACCAGTGGGCGATCTCCGAGCCGACCGAGCGCCAGTCGCGCCTGCCGCTGTACCAGCGCGCCCGCGGCTACGGCTTCCCCGGCATCCGCGTCGACGGCAACGACGTCCTGGCCTGCCTCGCGGTGTCCCGCTGGGCGCTGGACGAGTGCCGCCACGGCAACGGCCCGGTGCTGATCGAGGCGTTCACCTACCGCATGGACGCGCACACGACGACCGACGACCCCACCCGCTACCGGCTCTCCGACGAGCTGGAGGAGTGGAAGCTGAAGGACCCGATCGAGCGCGTCCGGGCGTTCCTCGCCCGCGGTGGCGGCGCCGACCAGGCGTTCTTCGACGACGTCCAAGCCGAGGCCGACGCGTTCGCGGCCGACCTGCGCGACTACACGTTCAACATGCCGGAGCCGCCGCCGGACCGGATCTTCAGCAACGTCTACGCCGAGGGCAACCCGGTGCTGGACTCGCAGCGCGAAGAGTTCCTGTCCTACCTCGACGGTTTCGCCTCGGCGGGTGAGCACTGA
- a CDS encoding M20/M25/M40 family metallo-hydrolase: protein MEQKSVRESVVTAWTDEVIPSLSGLVAIPALSPAFDAEWAKSGHLAAAVEHVRAWIAARDLPGATLEVVQLEDRTPLLLVDVPATPGAADKGTVLMYGHLDKQPPVGGWSEGLGPWTPVIRDGRLYGRGSVDDGYSGYAATTALEAVHAAGGEHARTVVLLETGEESGSPDLPAYVEHLADKIGEVSLVVCLDAGGSDYERLWLVTSLRGMLHLDVNVQLLASAQHSGVASGVVASSFRVLRRLIERLEDSETGELLLDELKVDVPADRLAELEAVSKDFPEALAKAFPLVEGGRVITEDALELMLNNAWRPTLSVIGADGFPKPADAGNVLRESTTLTLSFRLPPTADAEKALEAVKKALTTDVPYGAKVSFGDNPQAEDGWNAPTEAPWLTAALRTVSDDVFGQPHRATGMGGSIPFMGLLSRKYPEAQFLVTGACGSDSNIHVPDEWLHLDYAQQVTEAVAHILDAHARG from the coding sequence GTGGAGCAGAAATCCGTTCGTGAATCCGTTGTCACCGCTTGGACCGACGAGGTCATCCCCAGTCTGTCCGGGCTCGTGGCGATCCCCGCGCTGTCGCCGGCCTTTGACGCCGAGTGGGCGAAAAGCGGCCACCTCGCCGCCGCCGTCGAGCACGTCCGCGCCTGGATCGCCGCGCGTGACCTGCCCGGCGCCACCCTCGAGGTCGTACAGCTCGAAGACCGCACGCCCCTGCTGCTCGTCGACGTCCCGGCGACCCCGGGCGCGGCGGACAAGGGCACCGTCCTGATGTACGGCCACCTCGACAAGCAGCCCCCGGTCGGTGGCTGGTCCGAGGGCCTCGGCCCGTGGACCCCGGTGATCCGCGACGGCCGGCTGTACGGCCGCGGGTCCGTCGACGACGGCTACTCCGGCTACGCGGCGACGACGGCGCTCGAAGCCGTGCACGCGGCCGGCGGCGAGCACGCGCGCACCGTCGTGCTGCTGGAGACCGGCGAGGAGTCCGGCAGCCCCGACCTGCCCGCCTACGTCGAGCACCTGGCCGACAAGATCGGCGAGGTCTCGCTGGTCGTCTGCCTGGACGCCGGCGGCAGCGACTACGAGCGGTTGTGGCTGGTCACGAGCCTGCGCGGGATGCTGCACCTCGACGTCAACGTGCAGCTGCTGGCTTCGGCGCAGCACTCCGGCGTCGCTTCCGGCGTCGTCGCCAGCTCGTTCCGGGTGCTGCGGCGCCTCATCGAGCGGCTCGAGGACAGCGAGACCGGCGAGCTGCTGCTCGACGAGCTCAAGGTCGACGTCCCGGCCGACCGGCTGGCCGAGCTCGAAGCCGTGTCGAAGGACTTCCCCGAGGCGCTGGCGAAGGCGTTCCCGCTGGTCGAAGGCGGGCGCGTGATCACGGAAGACGCGCTGGAGCTGATGCTCAACAACGCGTGGCGTCCGACGCTGTCGGTGATCGGCGCCGACGGCTTCCCGAAGCCCGCCGACGCGGGCAACGTCCTGCGCGAGAGCACCACGCTCACCCTGAGCTTCCGGCTGCCGCCGACGGCCGACGCCGAGAAGGCGCTCGAAGCCGTGAAGAAGGCCCTGACCACCGACGTTCCGTACGGCGCGAAGGTGTCCTTCGGCGACAACCCGCAGGCCGAGGACGGCTGGAACGCGCCGACCGAGGCGCCCTGGCTGACGGCGGCGCTGCGCACGGTCAGCGACGACGTCTTCGGGCAGCCGCACCGCGCGACCGGCATGGGCGGGTCGATCCCGTTCATGGGCCTGCTCTCGCGGAAGTACCCGGAAGCGCAGTTCCTGGTCACCGGCGCGTGCGGGTCGGACTCGAACATCCACGTGCCGGACGAGTGGCTGCACCTGGACTACGCGCAGCAGGTCACCGAGGCCGTCGCGCACATCCTGGACGCGCACGCCCGCGGCTAG
- a CDS encoding TetR/AcrR family transcriptional regulator, whose translation MARWDPGTADRLRKAALELYAEHGYDAVTVTQIAERAGITRRSYFRYFADKREVLFAGAEQLPPAVAEAVLAAEDAGTPLRTALAALADVGTQVTRLVDPSPERRAVIASSAELRERERSKGAAITAAIRDALERRGTPPELAKPAAQAAAIILGDAFDRWIDAAGADDFPAYLDAAASAFLEACR comes from the coding sequence GTGGCCAGATGGGATCCCGGGACCGCGGACCGGCTGCGGAAAGCCGCGCTGGAGCTGTACGCCGAGCACGGGTACGACGCCGTGACCGTGACGCAGATCGCCGAGCGCGCCGGGATCACCCGCCGCTCGTACTTCCGCTACTTCGCCGACAAGCGCGAAGTCCTCTTCGCCGGCGCGGAGCAGCTACCGCCGGCGGTCGCCGAAGCCGTCCTGGCCGCCGAAGACGCCGGGACGCCGCTGCGCACGGCTCTCGCGGCGCTCGCCGACGTCGGCACGCAGGTCACGCGGCTCGTCGACCCGTCACCGGAGCGCCGGGCCGTGATCGCGTCGAGCGCCGAACTCCGCGAACGCGAGCGGAGCAAGGGCGCGGCGATCACGGCGGCGATCCGGGACGCGCTGGAACGCCGCGGAACGCCGCCCGAGCTGGCGAAACCGGCAGCTCAGGCGGCGGCGATCATCCTCGGCGACGCGTTCGACCGCTGGATCGACGCCGCCGGCGCCGACGACTTCCCGGCGTACCTCGACGCGGCGGCGTCGGCGTTCCTCGAGGCCTGCCGCTAG
- a CDS encoding NAD(P)H-binding protein — translation MEIWVLGATGRTGRGITAELVARGLSVVLVGRNREQLASTGAKYVVADGVEAIATEIRRQRPAVVVNTIGEYAATAATLARACLPGGHYIDLAADLVSVRRLLDLHEEALAGGSTFVTGAGFGVLATEAVVAKLCEGRDTPSRVQVDALASVASEGGTVGIALAASIVDGLTAVSARGANPRTLVLPDGESVTVASIPSGELLAAQRASGAPDVTVFSGLAPTAPAVRTLLPLLARLVSIPAVRRFAVRRLAAVRTKPAPRPRPHTWGHAVVTWPDGTTREGWLRADEAMDFTTAVVAEVASRLSRGEGKPGAHTPASALGAEVAEAAGGTFLL, via the coding sequence ATGGAGATCTGGGTGCTCGGAGCCACGGGCCGGACGGGCCGCGGAATCACCGCCGAGCTGGTGGCGCGGGGGCTATCGGTCGTCCTGGTCGGCCGCAACCGCGAACAGCTGGCGTCGACCGGCGCGAAGTACGTCGTCGCCGACGGCGTCGAAGCCATCGCGACCGAGATCCGGCGGCAGCGCCCGGCGGTCGTCGTCAACACGATCGGCGAGTACGCCGCCACGGCCGCGACTCTCGCGCGGGCCTGCCTGCCCGGCGGGCACTACATCGACCTGGCCGCGGACCTCGTCTCGGTGCGGCGGCTCCTCGACCTGCACGAAGAGGCGCTCGCCGGCGGCAGCACGTTCGTGACCGGCGCCGGCTTCGGCGTCCTGGCCACGGAAGCCGTCGTCGCGAAGCTGTGCGAAGGGCGGGACACGCCGAGCCGCGTGCAGGTCGACGCGCTGGCCTCCGTGGCGTCCGAGGGCGGGACCGTCGGGATCGCACTGGCCGCCAGCATCGTCGACGGCCTGACCGCGGTCTCGGCCAGAGGCGCGAACCCGCGCACCCTCGTCCTGCCCGACGGCGAGTCGGTGACCGTGGCGAGCATCCCCTCCGGTGAGCTGCTCGCCGCCCAGCGCGCGAGCGGCGCACCGGACGTCACGGTCTTCTCCGGCCTCGCCCCGACCGCCCCGGCGGTCCGGACCCTGCTCCCGCTCCTCGCGCGGCTGGTGTCCATCCCGGCCGTACGCCGCTTCGCCGTCCGCCGGCTCGCCGCGGTCCGCACGAAGCCGGCGCCCCGCCCGCGCCCGCACACGTGGGGCCACGCGGTCGTGACCTGGCCGGACGGCACAACGCGCGAAGGCTGGCTCCGCGCCGACGAGGCCATGGACTTCACCACGGCGGTGGTGGCCGAGGTCGCGTCCCGCCTGTCCCGCGGCGAGGGCAAACCGGGCGCGCACACCCCGGCGTCGGCACTGGGCGCGGAGGTGGCGGAGGCGGCTGGCGGGACCTTCTTGCTCTAG